The DNA sequence AAGATATTGCCCAATTTAGGAAAGTAAAAAGAGAAGCAGATAGATATGGAATGCCAATAATAGTTTGGTCTTATCCTAGGGGAAAAGCCATAGAAGAAAAGGGAGGAAAAGAATCTCTGTACGCTGTAGACTACGCTGCACGTGTAGGGTGTGAATTGGGCGCAGATATTATAAAGATTAATTTTCCTGTAATCGACAATTCAAAAAGGGATTTGTATCCGGAACCATATAATCAATTAGATTTGTCCCCAGGAGAAGCTATTAAAAAAGTAGTAAAATCTGCAGGCAATACGATGGTCCTTGTATCTGGGGGATCAAAGCTTGGGGATGAAGATCTTTTAAATAAAGTTAAACTTTCCATGGAAGCTGGTGCTACAGGAGTAATTTTTGGAAGAAATATTTGGCAAAGAAGTAGAGAAGATTCCTGGAAAATCAATGAGAAAATTAGAGACATCATGAAGGAATACCCACGGTGAAAAAATGTATGACGTTATTACCATGGGTAGTTGTACTATAGACCTATTTGTAGACACGGGGAAGGATCTATTTAGACTAACTAAAGATGGGCAATTATCCGTACCCTATGGGAGCAAGATCCTTGTTAAATCAATGAATTTTGAAATTGGAGGGGGCGGAACAAATACTGCTGGAGCATTTTCAACATTTGGATTAAAAGTAGCATTATTGGGAAAAATAGGTGATGATCACAACGCAGATAAAATATTTAAATATCTAAACTCTATTCAATGTGATACCTCTTTATTAATACAAGAAGAAGGCCCATCAGATTATTCTGTAATTTTGGATGCGAAAGGAAGGGACAGGACAATCCTTACTCTAAAAGATAAAAATGACAAACTTAGATTTAATGAAATTAACTTATCAAAATTAAACTCCAAATGGTTTTATCTCTGTACAATGCTTGGGGACTCCTTAGAAACCCAGATAAAAATATCAAAATATGCAAAAGAAAATAATATTGGGATAATGTATAATCCTAGTTCTTATTTAATAAGAAAAGGAATAGAAAAGTTTGAAGAAATACTTAACAATTCTAATATAATTTGTGTAAATTTTGAAGAGGCTAAACTGATTACTGGCCATACTGATCCAAGGCTTATGGCCGATAGTTTACTTACATATGGGCCAAGTATGGCAGTAATAACGGATGGATCCCATGGGGCATATGCATTCACAAAGAAAGAAGGGTACATGATTGTACCAAACGAGGTAAATGTAAAAGAAACTACTGGGGCGGGAGATAGTTTTGGTGCTGGATTTCTTACTGGTTTTATGAAAACTATGAATATCAAAATTGCCTTAGAATATGGGGCAACTGAAGCCGAGTCTGTAATCCAATACCTGGGCGCAAAAAATAAATTTTTGAATTTAGAGGAAATTAATTCTAAAATTAATGAATATCCTCATAAAATTATTAAAATAAAATAAGTGTTAAAATGAATGAACTAAAATTTGATTTTAAAGATAGTATGGTATTACCAATAGATCTAAACTTAGTAGAAAAAAATATGATGGATGAGATTGATGTTTTAAACAATGTCGTTAAAAACAAGAATTATGAGGATTATAGATCCTTCATTAATCTTCCTTATGACGAAGAATCTCTTAATAATATAAAAAAAATAATATACGAGAAAAAAAAATTAAATCCTAAATATTTAATCGTTATAGGTATTGGAGGGAGCAATCTTGGTACAACGGCTATTCAAGAAGCTATACTTGGAAAACTATACAATGAACTAAATCCAGATATTAAGATATTATATGCAGATACAGTTGATTCAGATATTATGAGCAGTATTATACAAGTTATAGAGCCGATTTTACAAAAAGGAGAAAACATAATTATAAATGTAATCAGTAAATCAGGTAGTACTACAGAAACTATCGCAAATTCTGAGATAATTGTGAATCTTCTTAAAAAATATAAAAAAAATTTCCAGGACTATATAGTTGTTACTTCTGATAAAGATTCTAAGTTATGGGAATTAGCTTTAGAAGAAAATTTTACATTATTAGAAATACCAAGAAAAGTTGTAGGTAGGTACTCAGTTTTTTCTGCTGTAGGATTATTTCCTCTTGGATTAATAGGGATTAATATTGATCTATTGCTTTATGGTGCAAAGGATATAATTCGAAAAAGTATAAACAAGAATTTAGAGTTAAATCCTGCGGCAAAAAGTGCATCTTTGATATATATCCACTATAAACGAGGGAGGAATATACATAATCTGTTCTTATTTAGTCCAGGAATGGAATCAATAGGCAGATGGTACAAACAATTAATGGCAGAAAGCCTTGGGAAGGAATATAATCTCAAAAGAGAACATGTTTTTACAGGTATAACCCCGATAGTATCTATAGGATCAACAGACCTTCACTCAATGACACAATTGTATTTGGCGGGACCAGACGATAAATTTACTACTTTTGTCAAAATAAAACATAATAGAAATATTTTGAGGGTTCCAAAAGAAAGAATTTATTCTAAATTAGTTAAGGGAATACAAGAAAAAAAGTTACAGACTTTAATGACTGCGGTATACAAAGGCGTTACCAAAACATTCAGAAATCACAAAAGACCATTCATGGAAGTTCGAATTAATAACAAATCTGAATATGCAATGGGACAATTTCTTCAGTATAAGATGATTGAAATGGTATATCTAGGGTATTTAATGGATATTAATCCATTCAATCAGCCAAACGTTGAGGAATACAAAACTGAAACGAGAAAGATTCTGGAAAGAAAAAAGGGGGATTGATAGATTCAAACAATTACAAATCAAAGATATTGAGAAATGTGTTGGATGCAGTCTTTGTATGTTTGCATGTGCTAGAAAGAATCCAAAAAAACCTGAAATTGGGATAGACTCCTCAGCTATTTTGGCTATAAGTTTAAGTGGTTTTGAAAGAGGAGCCACTATTATTTTTTGTAGAGCGTGTAAAAATCCGCCTTGTGCTGAAGTATGTCCAAATGAAGCATTGATTCCGAAAAAAGGAGGAGGGGTCATGTTTGTTGAGGACAGATGTATAGCATGTCACAATTGTATGAATGCCTGTTCTATTGGGGCTATTTTCGAAAAGAGTAATGGTAAGCCAGCAGTTTGTATTCATTGTGGTTATTGTGTACAATTTTGTCCGCACGAAGTACTTACATTTGCGGAGGTGAATGATTGAACAGTCGGGTCTTAAAAATTGATTTATCGAAAAATAGTTTTGCTATACAGGATAGAAAAGAATTATTTAATGATTGGATTGGTGGAGTTGGCGTGGGTACTCAGTTGCTTAAGGAAGAACTAAAATTAGAGGCAGACCCCTTAAGTGAAGATAATGTGATTATTTTTAGTATTGGGCCCTTTACACCTGCTTACCCTTTAGCTACAAAGACTGTCGCACTTTTTAAAAGTCCCCTAACTGGAGAATGGGGAGAAAGCCATGCGGGGGGAAGAACTGCAACAAGTATTGCGCATGCAGGTTATGGAGCAATTGTAATAAAAGGAATTAGTAAAAATCCAGTATATCTAGTAATTGAAGATGGAAATGTACTCTTTAGAGACGCTAGAGTTATTTGGGGAATTGAAGATTCTAGGATAACGGGAAGAATAATTGCAGAAAGGGAAGAAGGAAAAGGTACTAGAACTGTTATGGCTATCGGAGGGGCCGGTGAAAAACTAGTTAGATACGCTTCAGTTACTACTGAAACTTATAGGCATTTTGGAAGATTAGGATTAGGTGCTATTTTTGGATCAAAGAATCTTAAAGCAGTTATGATTAGAGGTAAAAGCAGTAAAATTCCCGAAAATGCCAATATTTACAGGGATACTTATAACAAAATCTTCAAAATAGCAACAGAATCTGAAGCTATGAAAAAATACCACCTTATCGGAACATCTGCAAATATACTTACTCTAAATCAAATAGGGGGATTGCCCACAAGGAATCTTACTTCAAATAAATTTGAGAATGGGGATAATATAAGTGGAGAAAATATAGGTGAGAAATATTTGGGTAGAAGGATAGCTTGTAATCACTGCCCAACGGCGTGCATACATATAGCCTCTTTAAGAGAACCTTACGAAAATAAAAATTATTTCTTTAAAACTTTAATGATATCATATGACTATGAATTAATATATGCCTTGGGATCCATGCTAGGGGTGGGGTCTGCAGATGGAATATTAAAACTTATACATAAAGTTGAATCTTATGCCATAGATGCAATGAGCACTGGGGTATGCTTGGCTTGGGCAACAGAAGCTTTAAAAGAAGGTTTAATTTCCACCAAGGATACTCTGATTGATTTTGAATTCGGAAATTATCAAAAATACCTTAATGGCATAGAATATTTAGTCAAACAACCAACTGATTT is a window from the Methanofastidiosum sp. genome containing:
- a CDS encoding fructose-bisphosphate aldolase, with translation DIAQFRKVKREADRYGMPIIVWSYPRGKAIEEKGGKESLYAVDYAARVGCELGADIIKINFPVIDNSKRDLYPEPYNQLDLSPGEAIKKVVKSAGNTMVLVSGGSKLGDEDLLNKVKLSMEAGATGVIFGRNIWQRSREDSWKINEKIRDIMKEYPR
- a CDS encoding carbohydrate kinase family protein, giving the protein MYDVITMGSCTIDLFVDTGKDLFRLTKDGQLSVPYGSKILVKSMNFEIGGGGTNTAGAFSTFGLKVALLGKIGDDHNADKIFKYLNSIQCDTSLLIQEEGPSDYSVILDAKGRDRTILTLKDKNDKLRFNEINLSKLNSKWFYLCTMLGDSLETQIKISKYAKENNIGIMYNPSSYLIRKGIEKFEEILNNSNIICVNFEEAKLITGHTDPRLMADSLLTYGPSMAVITDGSHGAYAFTKKEGYMIVPNEVNVKETTGAGDSFGAGFLTGFMKTMNIKIALEYGATEAESVIQYLGAKNKFLNLEEINSKINEYPHKIIKIK
- a CDS encoding 4Fe-4S binding protein → MFACARKNPKKPEIGIDSSAILAISLSGFERGATIIFCRACKNPPCAEVCPNEALIPKKGGGVMFVEDRCIACHNCMNACSIGAIFEKSNGKPAVCIHCGYCVQFCPHEVLTFAEVND
- a CDS encoding aldehyde:ferredoxin oxidoreductase, which produces MNSRVLKIDLSKNSFAIQDRKELFNDWIGGVGVGTQLLKEELKLEADPLSEDNVIIFSIGPFTPAYPLATKTVALFKSPLTGEWGESHAGGRTATSIAHAGYGAIVIKGISKNPVYLVIEDGNVLFRDARVIWGIEDSRITGRIIAEREEGKGTRTVMAIGGAGEKLVRYASVTTETYRHFGRLGLGAIFGSKNLKAVMIRGKSSKIPENANIYRDTYNKIFKIATESEAMKKYHLIGTSANILTLNQIGGLPTRNLTSNKFENGDNISGENIGEKYLGRRIACNHCPTACIHIASLREPYENKNYFFKTLMISYDYELIYALGSMLGVGSADGILKLIHKVESYAIDAMSTGVCLAWATEALKEGLISTKDTLIDFEFGNYQKYLNGIEYLVKQPTDFYKNLAEGVRKASDVYGGKDYALAFGKNEMPGYHTGPACHIGDLIGLRHSHLDNAGYSLDQKGKEFDIEELVDELVEEEMWRQVLSSLVVCFFARNVYTPEIVCEAFKPLGVSIDKETLEDLGKKIYLEKLRLKQKMGFNINSLNIPDRIFQTESSKGKISKDYITQALDYYSKKMGKV